The window CGAGGAGCCGGAGATCCACGCCGCGCTCGCGCCCGACTCGCTGACGTCGTACGTGATGGTCGAAGCCGACGGCGACGCGGTCCTGAACCGCGTCCTCGAGGATATCCCACACGCGCGGAGCATCGTCCCGGGCGAGTCCGACATCTCGGAGGTCGAGCACTTCCTCTCGCCGAAGCCGGACGTCGAGGGCATCGCCGAGGGCGACATCGTCGAACTCATCGCCGGCCCGTTCAAGGGCGAGAAGGCGCAGGTCCAGCGCATCGACGAGGG is drawn from Halopiger aswanensis and contains these coding sequences:
- a CDS encoding transcription elongation factor Spt5, with translation MGIYAVKTTASQERTVADMIINREEPEIHAALAPDSLTSYVMVEADGDAVLNRVLEDIPHARSIVPGESDISEVEHFLSPKPDVEGIAEGDIVELIAGPFKGEKAQVQRIDEGKDQVTVELYEATVPIPVTVRGDQIRVLDSDER